The proteins below are encoded in one region of Helianthus annuus cultivar XRQ/B chromosome 2, HanXRQr2.0-SUNRISE, whole genome shotgun sequence:
- the LOC110885831 gene encoding protein MODIFYING WALL LIGNIN-1 — translation MENKMLGFCAIAAVLGIISAATGFAGEATRVKASEVIVDYIDDTCLYPSSPALALGIVSAVFTIITRIYISISFGGACCCRTDPNSTPISKLLFVLSWVASVVAVVLLLAAAGLNNRQGGEIDSYGYITCYVVKPGIFAAGAILALLSAVFGIAAYITVAPPTTQTNTYPAVALPMGTNVDPEKNPVPFPPQQYPPQQV, via the exons ATGGAGAACAAAATGTTAGGCTTTTGCGCAATCGCAGCGGTGCTTGGAATAATATCCGCAGCCACCGGATTCGCAGGGGAGGCCACTAGAGTTAAG GCTTCAGAAGTAATAGTTGATTACATAGATGATACATGTCTTTATCCAAGTAGTCCAGCTCTCGCACTCGGAATTGTATCAGCTGTGTTCACAATCATTACGCGCATTTACATAAGTATTTCTTTcggtggagcttgttgttgtcgAACCGACCCTAATTCAACTCCAATTTCAAAGCTCCTTTTTGTACTCTCATG GGTAGCTTCAGTGGTCGCAGTGGTGCTACTGTTGGCAGCTGCAGGACTAAATAATAGACAAGGTGGAGAGATTGATTCATATGGCTATATCACATGTTATGTTGTGAAGCCTGGAATCTTTGCAGCAGGAGCTATTTTAGCTCTCTTAAGTGCAGTTTTTGGTATTGCTGCTTACATTACCGTAGCACCACCAACTACACAAACCAACACATATCCTGCAGTTGCACTTCCAATGGGTACTAATGTTGATCCAGAGAAAAATCCAGTTCCTTTCCCTCCTCAGCAATACCCTCCACAACAAGTTTAA
- the LOC110882725 gene encoding uncharacterized protein LOC110882725, whose translation MSNLSKLEFVALEISGNNYLSWTLDAKTHLEAKSLEETVIDGNKTSLQEKAKAMAFLRHHLDEDLKREYHTVEDPLELCKNIQERFDHLKLVLLSKTHCEWAHLRLRDHKTVSEYNSALFRITSKFKLCGEQITDKDIRNMYTSSSRAIIGDECLVDSGSTNTILKDMKIFSELSPAETPIGTISGVSNLIEGSGRAHIILSSGTQLTIDNALFSSKSRRNLLSFKDI comes from the exons ATGTCAAACTTGTCAAAGCTTGAATTCGTTGCACTTGAAATCTCGGGCAACAACTATCTCTCGTGGACTCTTGATGCTAAAACTCATTTAGAAGCAAAGAGTCTAGAGGAGACGGTCATTGATGGGAATAAAACCTCCCTTCAAGAAAAAGCTAAAGCAATGGCATTCCTCCGTCATCATCTTGATGAAGACCTGAAGAGGGAATACCATACTGTCGAGGACCCTCTCGAGTTATGTAAAAACATTCAAGAACGATTTGACCACCTGAAGTTGGTCTTACTCTCTAAAACTCACTGTGAATGGGCTCACTTAAGGCTACGAGATCATAAAACTGTTAGTGAGTACAACTCTGCCCTTTTCCGCATCACCTCTAAGTTTAAATTATGCGGTGAACAAATCACCGATAAAGACAT aaGAAATATGTATACCAGCTCTAGCAGAGCTattattggtgatgaatgtttGGTAGATAGCGGTAGTACTAACACTATTCTCAAAGATATGAAAATTTTCTCTGAGTTGTCTCCGGCAGAGACACCGATTGGTACTATATCTGGTGTCAGTAACCTTATCGAAGGCTCCGGTAGAGCACACATAATATTATCTTCGGGTACCCAATTAACTATTGATAATGCATTATTTTCTAGTAAATCCAGAAGAAATTTACTTAGCTTTAAAGATATTTGA